TTCATCTTTGATTAGGAATTTAGCCAGTTTAAAGAGCGATGTTAGCGATTTTGTACCGCCATGTGTTAGTGCTGCTTTAATAAATAAATTCGCTTGAAAGAAGGTTAGATTGCTGAATTGCTGCTATTAACGTATTAATGAAACTATTCAACCTGCAAACAATTTCTAACCATTTTACAAACGATTTAAGAACTATTTGAATAATGACATCTAAAATATAATTATGCAAAGTTCAAATTCAATTCCACTATTATTTTGCATTAAAGACATTTCCTAAAAGGATATTTGACTGTTATAAATTATTATTCACCGGAATTCATAATAATCCTCTGGAAAAATTAATAAAGAAAATTATTCTTGATAAATTTGTCCTTTGCCAATATATTATACACCGTTAGTTTTCTATAAAATATACGAAAAAGGTGTTGGCAGATTTTGAGTTAAGTATTGTCATAAAATTGTTTATTAGTTCTAAATTTTTCAATTCAGGTATTATCTTTTTCGTCTTTGCATCAGAATTTAAAACAATAATAGGTAGATAGATGAGTCTAAGTCAAATTGCAAGATCGCTAAAGGCATCACCCACTCTAAAACTTAATGAAAAAGCAGCTATACTTAGAGAAAAAGGTGATCCTGTTATCCATCTTGGCGGTGGCGAACCTAAAAGCCGTGCACCAATAGATGCACTGATGGCCGCTGTTAATAACCTTAATACCGGGGAAGTTAGATATACTCCCGCAGATGGAATTCCGGCATTAAAAAAAGCAATTATTCGTTATACAGAAGAATATTACAACCGCAAAGTGAATCCGGAAAATGTGATTGCATCTGGTGGAGCAAAACAGGCAATAATGTGCGCGCTTCAGGCAATTCTAAATCCGCAGGAAGAAGTTGTATATCCAGCGCCATACTGGGTTAGCTATCCGGAAATGGCACGGTTGTGCGGAGCAATTGGTGTTGCAGCTTTTGCTGAAGATGGTACTTTTTATCCACGCATTCAGGACATTGAACAACGGGTTGGCAGTTATACAAGAGCGATAATCATTAATAGTCCTAATAATCCAAGCGGTGCAATGTACTCTGAGCAATTTATTTCTGATGTAGTTGATTATTGCGAGCGCAAAGATTTATATTTAATTATGGATGACATTTACCATCGCTTGATTTTTGATGGTAAAAAACCAATTAACGTTTATAATTATGCAAAAGATTTATCGGAAAATTCCAAGATTATTGTCATCAACGGAATTTCTAAAATGTATGCTATGACTGGCTTTAGAATCGGCTGGGCTGTTGGAAATAAAAAAGTTATCGAAGCGATGACAAATATCCAGGGACATCAAACATCTGGACCGTCAGTCGTTCTTCAACTAGCTGCGGTTGGCGCTTTGAATGGTATTCAATCAAGTGTGGAAAATTTAAGAGTTACTCTTGAAAATAATAGAAATGTATTATTAGATCAGCTGAATTCTTTTGAAGGTGTTAAGGTTACAAAACCTGATGGAACATTTTACTGTTTTGCTGATTTTAGCAACTACAATAAAAGTTCAAACAAACTTTCAGAATACCTGATAGAAAAAGTTATGGTACTTACAGTTCCGGGTGCAGAGTTTGGAATGGAAGGTTACTTACGGATTAGTTTCTGTGGAACTATAAAAGATATTACTGATGGCATTGAAAGGATCAAGTGGGCATTAGATCCAAATTCACCAAATGAACTTTACATTGGCGACAGAAAATTAGTGAGGGACTGGGCATGAGCAAATATTTAGACTTCAAAACCCCGGCAACTAAGGAAGCTATGGAATTAGCTCCTGATTTCAGACTTAAAAATCAAGGATTAACATTCTTAGATAGAGTTTTCTGGAATCTTCCGGATTCTGCATTATATGAAGAAGCTGTTTTCCGTAACGAAGGTAAACTTGCAGCACACGGACCTATTATAGTTAATACCGGCAAGCATACCGCACGCGCTGCGGCAGATAAGTTTGTTGTAAAAGAATCTTCCACCGAAGGAAAAATATGGTGGGGAATTCATAACCGTCCTTATAGTTCAGAAAAATTCAACCAACTGTTTGGTCGTTTGCAATCTTGGGCGCAGGGAGAAGAACTTTTTGTTCAGGATTGTTATGCGGGTGCAGATCCGGAATATCGTTTGCCAATTAGAGTTATAACTGAAAAAGCATGGCACAGTTTATTTGCAAGAAATATGTTCATCACTACAAACGATAGAGACACATTAAAGAAATTTATCCCAGAGTTTACGGTTATTTCCGTTCCCAGCTTTAAGGTTGATCCCGTAATAGATGGCACAAGATCAGAAACTGCCATCATCATTAACTTTGCTGAAAGAATGGCAATAATAGCTAACTCACTTTACGGCGGTGAAATCAAAAAATCAGTATTTACTGTGCTTAATTTTCTTCTAACATTTAATGATGTACTTCCTATGCACTGCTCGGCAAACGTTGGCAATAATGGAGATGCGGCAATTTTCTTTGGATTAAGTGGAACTGGCAAGACAACATTATCAGCCGATCCAAAAAGAAAATTAATTGGAGATGATGAACATGGCTG
The Ignavibacteriales bacterium DNA segment above includes these coding regions:
- a CDS encoding pyridoxal phosphate-dependent aminotransferase — its product is MSLSQIARSLKASPTLKLNEKAAILREKGDPVIHLGGGEPKSRAPIDALMAAVNNLNTGEVRYTPADGIPALKKAIIRYTEEYYNRKVNPENVIASGGAKQAIMCALQAILNPQEEVVYPAPYWVSYPEMARLCGAIGVAAFAEDGTFYPRIQDIEQRVGSYTRAIIINSPNNPSGAMYSEQFISDVVDYCERKDLYLIMDDIYHRLIFDGKKPINVYNYAKDLSENSKIIVINGISKMYAMTGFRIGWAVGNKKVIEAMTNIQGHQTSGPSVVLQLAAVGALNGIQSSVENLRVTLENNRNVLLDQLNSFEGVKVTKPDGTFYCFADFSNYNKSSNKLSEYLIEKVMVLTVPGAEFGMEGYLRISFCGTIKDITDGIERIKWALDPNSPNELYIGDRKLVRDWA